The sequence GAACGGATGCGCGGACAGGTCCAGCCGTCCGCGCCGCGTGTCGTAGCCGAACGCCTCCACCATCTCGAGCGCGAACGTCCGCTGCGCCGCTTCGTCGAAGCCGGCATCGAGCACGGCCGGATCCACGGCGCCGGCCCGCGACGCGATTCCCCGCACCAGCGGCACCACGACCTCGAGAAGGCGCCCGAACAGCGTCTCCAGCTCGCGCGCCGTCACGCCGGGATCGTAGCGGTCCACGAGGGCGTCGTAGGGATGCCCGGCGTAGCCGATGTACTCCGCCTCCCGCCGGGCGAGCCGGAACACTTCCTCGAGATGCGGCCTGAAGACGGCGAAGTCGTTCGTCCGCCGCGCCTCCCGCCAGACGTGCGTCGCGACCGCCGAGACGCGCCGCTGCTCGGCCACGAACTCCGCCGGCAGCTTCGCGGCGCGGTCGAGGTCGCGGCGCGTCACCCGGACGAGGGCCGCGTCGTCTGACGCCGGATCGGCGCCGCGCGCGGCGGCCTCCGCCGCGTCGAGCAGGCGCCGGCTCTCGTCCGCCACGAGACGCTCATGGGCGAGACGCGCGAGCGTCGCGAGCTGAAGCGCGCGGCCTTCCGCCCCGCCGGGCGGCATCAGGGTCTCCTGGTCCCAGCGGAGAATCGCCGCCGCCGCTCTGAGATCGGCGATCGTCGCGAGGTGCGATCGAAGCGCCGCAACCGCCCGGCCGGGCGCGCTGTCGCTCATGGCGTTCCTCCTCGTCCGAACGGCGTCTGCGGGCCGGCGGCCCGCGCGGCTGCGCGGCGCGGGAGAGCCCCGCGGCCGCCGCGAAGGCCATTTCGGGAGCATCGTGGCGATGCCTTCGCCGCCGCGCGCCCGATCCGCCGTCGAGGAGTGGACCGATGCGAAATACCGTGCTGCTCGAAGAAATGACGTGGCCGGAGGTGCGCGACGCGATCGCGGCCGGGAAGCGTCGGGTCATCGTCATGCTGGCCGCGATGGAACAGCACGGACCGCACCTGCCGATCGGGACGGACACGTATCTCGGCTACGCGACCGGCGTCCGCCTCGCCCGCCGGCTCGGAGATGCGCTCGTCGCGCCGGTGATTACGATCGGCTATTCCGCGGGACACCTGCCGATGGCCGGGACGGTGAGCATCGAGGAATCCACGCTCGAGACCGTGATCGAAGACGTCTGCCGGTCGCTGGCCCGCCACGGCTTCCGCGAGGTGATTCTGCTCTGCAGCCACGGCGGCAACTATCGCGCGCTGCGGAACGTGCTGCCGCGCCTGCGCGACGAGCATTCGGCGCTGCGGATCTCGGCCGTCACGGACTTCGATGAGTGGCTGCAGCAGACGCGGGCCTTCGCCGCGCGCGAGGGGCTCGACATGGCGAAACTCGGCGTCCACGCGGCGCAGGGGGAAACGTCCCTCATGCTCGCGCACCGGCCCGATCTCGTCGAGATGGAGAACGCGTGCGAAGGCTTTACCGGCGACGCCTCGATCCGGTGGCGCTCGAAGGTCCCGCCGCCGATGGACACGATGAGCCCCACCGGAATTTTGGGCGACGCGAGGGGCTCGACCGCGGAACTGGGCGAGAAGATGTTCGCGGAGCGGATCGAGCGCCTGGCGTCGATGATCGAAGCCGGCGACATGGCCCGGTAGGCGGGCACGATGCCTCCCACCGTCGGCCCCGCGCGCTCTCGACGCGCGCCGATGATGTTCGGATTCCACATGCCCAAGTTCACGTTTCCCGGAGTGCCCGCCAGCGGTCTATGGGATCGCGTCGTCGAGAATGCCCTCGCGGCGGAGCGGGCGGGCTTCGACTTCGTCACGGTGATGGACCACTTCTATCAGATCGGCGTGGTCGGCGCGGACACCGATCCCATGCTCGAGGCGTACACGACGCTCGGCGCGCTGGCCGCCCGCACGTCGCGCGTCGGGCTCGGGACGCTCGTCACCGGAGTGACGTACCGGAATCCGGCGCTGCTCGCGAAGATGGTGACCACGCTGGACATGATCTCCAAGGGCCGCGCGCTGATGGGCATCGGAGCGGCCTGGAACGAAGCGGAGCATCGAGGGTACGGCTTTGAGTTTCCGCCCGTCCGCGAGCGGATGGACCGGCTCGATGAGGCCCTGACCATCATCAGGAGCATGTTCCGCGAGGAGCGCCCGTCCTTCCAAGGCCGGTACTATCGGATCGAGCGCGCGCTCAACAGTCCCCGGCCGATCCAGCCCGGCGGGCCGAAGATTCTCATCGGCGGGGGCGGAGAGAAACGGACCCTCCGATTGCTCGCGCGGCACGGCGACATCGGCCACTGGTTCGGCGGCGACTTGGAGGGTCTGAAGCGGAAGAAGGAGATCTTCGGGCGCCACTGCGAGGCCGAAGGGCGAGACCCTTCTGCGGTGCTTCTGACCGTCGGCAGCGGGCTTCTGCTGGTCCGAAGCGAGCACGACGCCGCGTCCGCGCTCGAGGGCATTCCGGCCGCGCGGCGGCGCATGGTCCATCCCGCCACGCTTCCCCAGGCCGCCGAACTGCTCGGCAGGTACGTCGACGCGGGATTCGGCGGTTTCACGTTCGACAATGTGGCGCTGGCCGCTCCCGACTCGATCGAACTCGCCGGCGAGTTGATCACAATGATGCGGGGGAGAGAGAGCGCGGTTTAGGGCCGGCCGCGTCGAACGCGCTCTGCCGGCGCCGGCGGCCCGGGATACGTGACCCGTCCGCCCTCAACACGTGCCCACGGGGTCGGCTTGTGCGTGGTGCCCTTGCCCGGGCCCATGATGTCGAGCACGTCGTCGCCGCGCGCAATGAGCGCGTCGGCCACGAGCGAGCGGTGGCAGCGCCAGGGCACCGCCTCGGCGCACATGATCGCGACGGGACCGGCGTCCCGCGCGAGCGCGCGCAGTTCCCTCAGGGCCTCCGCGAACTCCGGTGTCTCCATATAATCGGCGAACCCGCGGAATCCCGTGTTCCGCCACGCCGTGTTGGTCGAGTCCGGGCGCGGCTTCCGTAACCCCCCAAGCGCCTTCATGTGCCGGTAGCGGATGCGCCGGTTGGGCAGGATGCGCCGCAGACTCTCGGCGTTGAACTGCGGCACGTGGCGCGAGCGAGGCACCGTCCGGATGTCGACCAGCGTGCGGACGCCGAAGCTGCGCAGCGCCTCGACCAGCTCGTCGAGAGACCGTGTGGAGTGCCCGATCGTGTAGATACGCATCGGGTCGCTCTTTCCCACGCCCGCGTCCCGGCCCTGCCGACGCTTCGACGCGCTGGTCGGCGGGTGAAGACAGGTGTTATTGGCCGGTTTTAGTAGGTGCTACCACTCGGCGTGCGGTGGCTGCTCACCGCGAGCGCGGTGAGCGAGGATGGTAGAGCCGCCGGCCTGCGTCAGGCACGCGTGAGGGCCGGGGGCTCCGCCCCCGGCCCTCAAGCCAGGCTTGCCGCCCGGCGCAGGGCCGGAGCGGCGGCACTGCGAACCGATTGGGCACCACATGACCGAGACGGCAAATATCGTCATCGTTGGGGCCGGCCAGGCGGGGCTCGCACTCAGCCACGAGCTCGCGGCCGCGGCGGTCGACCATACCGTTTTGGAGCGCGGCCGTGTGGGCGAGACGTGGCGCGGCCGCTGGAACAGCTTCTGCCTCGTGATTCCCAACTGGACCGTCCGGCTGCCGGGCTACTCGTACGGCGGTGATCCCGACGGCTTCATGCCTCGGGACGAGATCGTGGCGCATCTCCAGGGGTACGCACGCAGCTTCGAGGCGCCCGTGCGCGAGGACATCAACGTCACGGCGCTCGAACAGGCGGACTCGGGCGGCTTTCTGGTGCGCACGTCGTCGGGCGAGATCCGGGCCCGCCAGGTCGTCCTCGCCGCCGGCGCCTATCAGAGACCGCACCGGCCCGCCGCCGCGGCGCAGCTCCCCGCATCGCTTCACGTGATCGATGCCGAGCAGTACACGCAGCCCGGCGCGCTGCCCGCGGGCCCGGCGCTCGTGGTCGGGAGCGGCCAGACCGGGTGCCAGCTCGCCGAGGAGCTCCGCGAGGCGGGCCGGGAGACCTACCTGGCCTGCGGGCGCGCTCCCTGGGCGCCCCGGCGCCTCGACGGGCGCGACATCATCGCCTGGATCGACGAGACGCCGTTCATGGACATGACCCTCTCCGACCTCCCCAGTCCGCTCGCGCGGCTCGGCGCCAATGTGCAGGCGAGCGGCCGCGGCGGCGGCCACGACTGCCACTACCGGACGCTGCAGACGCTCGGTGTGCGCCTGCTGGGCCACCTCACGGGCATCGAGGACGGCGTCGCGTACTTTGCGCCGGATGCGGCCGAGTCGGTCGCGTTCGGCGACGCCCGGTACGCCGATATCTGCGGCCTCATCCGCAAAGCGTGCGCGGCGCGCGGCGTGAAGCCGCCGGAGATGCCGCCGCCGGCGCCGTTTCAGGCCGATCCGCTGGACCGCCTGAAGCTCGACCGGCTCGGCGCGGTCGTGTTCACCTCGGGGTTTCGGCCGGACTACGGGCGCTGGGTCAGACTGCCGTCGGCGTTCGACGAGATGGGGTTCCCGATCCAACGCAACGGCTCGAGCACGGTGATCCCCGGGTTGCATTTCATGGGCGTGCACTTTCAGCGCAAGCGCAAGTCCGCAACGTTCCTCGGTGTCGCGGAGGACGCGGCCGTCCTCGCCGAGACGATCGCGTCGGCGGCGCGCTGACACCACACCGCGCGGGGTCCGCGCGGGATCATCGCCGGCCGGCCCGCTCCCGGGCGCCGGCCCCGCGGCAGGCCGTGCGCCGCCGCGCGTCTGTTATACTGAAATGGCCGTGAGTCTCGCCGAACTCCGCATTCGTATTGCCGATCGCGGTGCGCTGGCCGCCGCCCTCGAGGACGCGCTCGGGCGGGAGCGCGTCCTCGCGCAGCCCGTCGACCTCCTGGCCTACGAGTACGACGGCTCGGTCCTGGCCGCGGTGCCGGATCTTGTCGTGTTTCCAACCTCGACGGACGACGTCGCGGCAATCGTGCGCGCGGCCGGACGGTTCCGGGTACCGCTGATCGCACGCGGGTCGGGGACGGGGCTCTCCGGCGGCGCGATTACGCCGATCGGCGGGGTCGTTGTCGCAATGACCAAGATGCGGCGCATCTTCTCGATCGACCTCGACAATCGCATCGCGGTCGTGCAGCCCGGCGTCATCAACCTCGACGTCACGCGCGCGGTCGAGGGCGACGGCTACTTCTACGCGCCCGATCCGAGCAGCCAGTCGGCCTGCAGCATCGGCGGCAATGTCGCGAACAACAGCGGCGGCGTGCACACCCTCGCGTTCGGCGTGACGACCAACCACGTGCTGGGACTCGAGATGGTGATGGCCGACGGCTCCGTCGCTCAGCTCGGCGGGCGCGGCCCCGACGAACCGGGACTCGACCTCGCCGGCCTGGCCGTCGGATCGGAAGGTACCATCGGCATCGTGACCGCGGTCACCGTCCGGCTGTTGCGCCGCCGGGAGACGGTCCGGACGATGCTCGGCATCTTCGAGACCATCGAAGACGCGAGTCAGGCCGTCGCCGACATCATCGCATCCGGCATCGGGCCGACGTCCCTCGAGATGATCGACCAGTTGACGGCGCAGGCCGTCGAGCCCGCGGTCCACGCGGGCCTGCCACTCGACGCCGGGGCGGTCCTTTTGATTGAAGTCGAGGGCGTGCGGGAAGGGCTTGCGCGGTGCGCCCGAACGGTCGAAGACTTGTGCCGGACCAACCGGGCCCGCGAGGTCCGCACCGCGCGCACCGAGGAGGAGCGCCACCTCTACTGGGCGGCGCGCAAGGGCGCGTTCGGCGCCATGGGCCGGCTCGCCCCGAACTACTACCTCCACGACGCCGTCGTGCCGCGAAGCCAGCTGCCCGCGATCATGCATCAGATCGGGGAAATCGCGCGGCGGTACAACATCCGCGTCGCGAACGTGTTTCACGCCGGCGACGGCAACGTGCATCCGCTCATTCCGTACGACGCGACGGCCCCCGGTGAAACCGACCGGGTGATGCAGGCGAGCGAGGAGATGCTCTCCGCATGCGTCGCCGCCGGCGGCAGCCTCAGCGGAGAGCACGGGATCGGCTTCGAAAAGAACAACTACATGCCCTGGATCTTCACCGACGCCGACCTCGGCGCGCAGCGGCGGCTCAAAGCCGCGTTCGACCCGGAGGACCGCATGAATCCATTCAAGGTGTTTCCGACGCCCGTCTCCTGCGGCGAGCTGCTCACACGGCGCCCGCCGCGGCTGGCGGCGTCGGGACTGTGGATTTGAGTACGATGGCGACGGCCGCCGCCCGTCCGATCCCGCGCCTGCTGATCCCCGAGCTGGACAAGTGCATCCAGTGCGGGTTCTGCCTGCCGGCCTGCCCGACGTACCGCATGCTCGGCGTCGAGACCGAGTCGCCGCGCGGCCGCATCCACCTGATCGAGGCGGCGGCGCAGGGCCGGGTGCCGCTCGACGCGCGGCTCGAGGAGCACATGTACGTCTGCCTGGGCTGCCGCGCGTGCGAGACCGCGTGCCCGGCAGGGGTGCACTTCGGCACGATCATCGAAGCGGGGCGCGCGGAGGTCGGGCCGACCGGCTCCCCGCTCGCCAGACGTGTGACGCTCGCGGCGCTGCGCCACCTGATGCCGTATCCCGGACGCCTGCGCGCCGCGGCGGGACTGCTGCGCCTGTACCAGCGCAGCGGGCTCGGACGGCTCCTGCGACGGCTGCATCTGATGCCGGAGCGGCTCGGCGAGATGGAGGCCCTCCTCCCGGCGGTGCCGGACGGCGCGTTCGCACCGGAGCAGGAGGTGTTTCCCGCGATCGGCCCGCGGCGCGCCCGCGTGGGGCTGCTCGCCGGCTGCGCGATGAGCGTGCTCTTCCCGGAGTCCAACGAGGCGACGGTCCGCGTGCTGCGGCGCAACGGCTGCGAGGTCGTGATCCCGCGGGAGCAGACCTGCTGCGGCGCGCTCAACATCCACAACGGCGAGCGCGCGGCCGCCCAGGCGATGGCCCGCCGCAACATCGAAAGCTTCCTGCGCGCGGGTGTGGACGCGGTGGTCATCAACGCGGCCGGCTGCGGGGTGGCGAGCAAGGAATACCCGGTGCTGTTCCGCGACGACGACCCGGGGTACGTGCCCCGGGCCGAGGCGTTCAGCAGCCTGTGCCGCGACGCGACCGAGTTCCTCGCGGAGCTGGGCCTCGCCGGCGCGCTCGGCGAGATCCGCGCGCGCGCGACGTATCAGGACCCGTGCCATCTCGCGCACGGCCAGCGCATCCGCCGCCAGCCCCGCGAGCTGCTGCGCAAGATCCCGGGCCTCGAGCTCGTCGAGATGGACGGCGCGGACCACTGCTGCGGCAGCGCCGGCATCTACAACATCGTGCAGCCCGGCTACTCGCGGCAGATCCTCGAAGAGAAGATGCGCGCGGTGCTCCGGACCGGCGCAGACCTGCTGGTCGCGCCGAACCCGGGCTGCCTGCTGCAGCTCGCCGCCGGGATCCGCGCCCAGGGCATCCCGATGGAGGCGTGCCACGTGGTCGATCTGCTCGACCGGGCGTACACGGTGGCAGAGAACTCGTGAGCAGCGTGCCCCGCGCGCAGGACCGGGTCGGCGGCGCCTTCGTCTCGCGGGTCCGCGACATCGTCGGTGACGCGCATCTCACCGCCGATCCCGACCGCCTGGACGCGCGGCGCATCGACGGCGTGCGCCCCGGACTCTGGGCCGTGCCCGCGGACGCCGAGCAGATCGCGGCGCTGCTGACCGCCGCCGCGGAGGCCGGCGCCGGGGTGATCCCGTACGGCGGCGGGGCGCACCAGCACCTCGGCGTTCCGCCGGCGCGGGTCGATCTCGTCGTCGAGACGACCCGCCTCGCCGGCATCACCGACTACACGCCGGCCGACTACGTCGTAGCGGTTCGCGCCGGCACGCCGTTTCGAGACGTGCAAACCGCGCTCGCCGCCAACGGACAGTGGCTGCCGCTCGATCCACCGGGCGCCGCGGACGCCACGATCGGCGGCCTCGTTGCGGCAAACCGCAACGGTCCCCGCCGCCTCCTGTGGGGCTCGATCCGCGACCTCGTCATCGGGATCCGCGTCGCGCTGCCGACCGGCGAGGTGATCAAAGCGGGCGGCAAAGTGGTGAAAAACGTCGCCGGCTACGATCTGGCCAAGCTCTTCATCGGCTCGTTCGGCTCCTGCGGGGTCATCACCGACGTCACCTTCAAGATCCTGCCGCTCCCCGGCGAGGGCGTCACGGTCTTGGTGACGGTCGCGAACGCCGCGGCCGCGCACGCGCTCACCACCGCCGTGATGCGGTCGTATCTACTCCCGTCCGCGCTCGAGGCGGCGAGTCCCGACGCGCTGGCGATGCTGGCGCGGAGGGCCGGCCTGTCCCTGCCGGCGGGGACGGGCGCCTCCGGGACGGGCCGATGGGGCGTGCTACTCCTGGCCGAGGGCCTCGAGGAGAGCCGGACGCGTCACGTCGAGGAGATGCGGACGCTGACCGCCTCCGCCGGCGGTGCGGGCGCCGCGCTCGAGGTATACTCGGGGGCGCCCCACGACGCGCTGTGGCGCGCGGTGGCCGAGTTCCCGTCGCCGGCGTCTCACCCGGGGGGCGTCGTCTTCCGCGTCGGCACGCCGATCGCGCGGTGGCTCGACGCCGCCCAGGCCGTCCAGGCGGCGGCGGGCAACTCTCCGGCGGTCCTCGCCCACGCGGGTGTTGGATTGACCTACGTTGCGACCGCGCCGGGGGAGGCCGCCGCGCTCGCGGACGCGCTCGCGCGCGCGGCGGTCGCCGGACCCGCGTCCGCGGATCCGCCCGGCGGACTCGGCGGATATGCCGTCGTCGAGAGCGCGCCCACCCCGCTCAAAGCGAGTCTGCCGGTGTGGGGGCAGGCGCCTCCGGCCGTCGAGTTGATGCGCCGCCTGCGCGCGCAGTACGATCCAAAGGGCATCATGGTGCCGGGCCGGTTGGGATGGCTCTCGTAGCCGCCGGCGGCCGCGGCGCCGCGGCCGCCGCGCCGGTGTCCGCCCCGTCGCCGCCCACATCGCGGCGCGCCATCATCACGATCGCGGCGATGCTCGGCATGTTTCTCGCCGCGATGGACTCCACCGCGGTCGGCACGGCGATGCCGACCATCGTCGGCGCGTTCGGCGGCCTGGCGCTGTATTCGTGGGTATTCGCCGCGTACCAGATCGCGTTTGTCGTGACGACGCCGATCTTCGGCCGTCTCGCCGACGTCCACGGCCGGAAGCGCATCTACCTGACCGGCATCCTCTGGTTCGTCGCGGCGTCTGCGCTGTGCGGCTTCTCGCGCTCGATGGATCAACTCGTGCTCTTCCGGCTCCTGCAGGGCATCGGCGGCGGGGCGGTGCTGCCGATCGCCATGACGATCATCGCGGATCTGTTTCCAGTGCAGCAGCGGCTGCGGCTGCAGGGCTTGTTCAGCGGCGTGTGGGGCTTCGCGGCGATCATCGGTCCGCTGGTCGGCGGGTTCCTCGCCGATCACGGCGTGTGGCGCTGGATCTTTTTCCTCAACATTCCGGCGGGGCTGATCGCCACGCTCATCCTGACGTTCGCGTTCACCGAATCGAAGGCCAAAGGCCGCGGCACGATCGACTTTGCCGGCATCACCCTGCTCTCGACGGCGACGGTGGCCCTGCTGCTGCTCATGTACTGGGGCGGCCACGCGTTTCCGTGGCTGTCCGCGCCGGCCGCGGGCCTGGCCGCGCTCGTCGTGATCCTCACGCTGTTCTTCCTGCACGTCGAGACGCACACGGCCGAACCATTCATGCCGTTCAGCCTGTTCACGAACCGGATCATCACCGTGTGCTGCATCGGCGGCTTTGTCATCGGGATCAGCATCTTCGGCATGACGGCGTACGTGCCGCTGTTCATGCAGGGCGTGCTGGGATCGAGCGCCACGACCGCCGGGGAAGCGTTGATGCCGTACATGGTGATGTGGACGGTGGCCAGCATCGCGGGGGGCCGCCTCGCGCTGCGGTGGGGCTACCGTCCCCTGATGATGACCGGGATGACGCTGCTGGCGACGTCGCTGGCCCTGCTGACGCTGCTCACGGCCCGCACCCCGGCGGGGATCGTCTTCTTCGATATGTTCGTCCTTGGATGCGGGATGGGACTCGCGGCGACGCTGTTCATGGTGGCGATGCAGAACGCGGTACCGC is a genomic window of bacterium containing:
- a CDS encoding creatininase family protein, encoding MRNTVLLEEMTWPEVRDAIAAGKRRVIVMLAAMEQHGPHLPIGTDTYLGYATGVRLARRLGDALVAPVITIGYSAGHLPMAGTVSIEESTLETVIEDVCRSLARHGFREVILLCSHGGNYRALRNVLPRLRDEHSALRISAVTDFDEWLQQTRAFAAREGLDMAKLGVHAAQGETSLMLAHRPDLVEMENACEGFTGDASIRWRSKVPPPMDTMSPTGILGDARGSTAELGEKMFAERIERLASMIEAGDMAR
- a CDS encoding FAD-linked oxidase C-terminal domain-containing protein encodes the protein MSLAELRIRIADRGALAAALEDALGRERVLAQPVDLLAYEYDGSVLAAVPDLVVFPTSTDDVAAIVRAAGRFRVPLIARGSGTGLSGGAITPIGGVVVAMTKMRRIFSIDLDNRIAVVQPGVINLDVTRAVEGDGYFYAPDPSSQSACSIGGNVANNSGGVHTLAFGVTTNHVLGLEMVMADGSVAQLGGRGPDEPGLDLAGLAVGSEGTIGIVTAVTVRLLRRRETVRTMLGIFETIEDASQAVADIIASGIGPTSLEMIDQLTAQAVEPAVHAGLPLDAGAVLLIEVEGVREGLARCARTVEDLCRTNRAREVRTARTEEERHLYWAARKGAFGAMGRLAPNYYLHDAVVPRSQLPAIMHQIGEIARRYNIRVANVFHAGDGNVHPLIPYDATAPGETDRVMQASEEMLSACVAAGGSLSGEHGIGFEKNNYMPWIFTDADLGAQRRLKAAFDPEDRMNPFKVFPTPVSCGELLTRRPPRLAASGLWI
- a CDS encoding NAD(P)/FAD-dependent oxidoreductase: MTETANIVIVGAGQAGLALSHELAAAAVDHTVLERGRVGETWRGRWNSFCLVIPNWTVRLPGYSYGGDPDGFMPRDEIVAHLQGYARSFEAPVREDINVTALEQADSGGFLVRTSSGEIRARQVVLAAGAYQRPHRPAAAAQLPASLHVIDAEQYTQPGALPAGPALVVGSGQTGCQLAEELREAGRETYLACGRAPWAPRRLDGRDIIAWIDETPFMDMTLSDLPSPLARLGANVQASGRGGGHDCHYRTLQTLGVRLLGHLTGIEDGVAYFAPDAAESVAFGDARYADICGLIRKACAARGVKPPEMPPPAPFQADPLDRLKLDRLGAVVFTSGFRPDYGRWVRLPSAFDEMGFPIQRNGSSTVIPGLHFMGVHFQRKRKSATFLGVAEDAAVLAETIASAAR
- a CDS encoding MDR family MFS transporter yields the protein MALVAAGGRGAAAAAPVSAPSPPTSRRAIITIAAMLGMFLAAMDSTAVGTAMPTIVGAFGGLALYSWVFAAYQIAFVVTTPIFGRLADVHGRKRIYLTGILWFVAASALCGFSRSMDQLVLFRLLQGIGGGAVLPIAMTIIADLFPVQQRLRLQGLFSGVWGFAAIIGPLVGGFLADHGVWRWIFFLNIPAGLIATLILTFAFTESKAKGRGTIDFAGITLLSTATVALLLLMYWGGHAFPWLSAPAAGLAALVVILTLFFLHVETHTAEPFMPFSLFTNRIITVCCIGGFVIGISIFGMTAYVPLFMQGVLGSSATTAGEALMPYMVMWTVASIAGGRLALRWGYRPLMMTGMTLLATSLALLTLLTARTPAGIVFFDMFVLGCGMGLAATLFMVAMQNAVPRPLRGVVTAINIFVRNLGSVIGVSAQGAVLVGILDARLAHLPRDVRLAMPLDVDPRALLDAAGQARVGPQAHEAIRQALAHGIHGGFVLAFSLVTIGLAAVVFYMPSGSVMDHTADDNLHMSQPVAAGGGNNG
- a CDS encoding DUF488 domain-containing protein; protein product: MRIYTIGHSTRSLDELVEALRSFGVRTLVDIRTVPRSRHVPQFNAESLRRILPNRRIRYRHMKALGGLRKPRPDSTNTAWRNTGFRGFADYMETPEFAEALRELRALARDAGPVAIMCAEAVPWRCHRSLVADALIARGDDVLDIMGPGKGTTHKPTPWARVEGGRVTYPGPPAPAERVRRGRP
- a CDS encoding (Fe-S)-binding protein, whose product is MATAAARPIPRLLIPELDKCIQCGFCLPACPTYRMLGVETESPRGRIHLIEAAAQGRVPLDARLEEHMYVCLGCRACETACPAGVHFGTIIEAGRAEVGPTGSPLARRVTLAALRHLMPYPGRLRAAAGLLRLYQRSGLGRLLRRLHLMPERLGEMEALLPAVPDGAFAPEQEVFPAIGPRRARVGLLAGCAMSVLFPESNEATVRVLRRNGCEVVIPREQTCCGALNIHNGERAAAQAMARRNIESFLRAGVDAVVINAAGCGVASKEYPVLFRDDDPGYVPRAEAFSSLCRDATEFLAELGLAGALGEIRARATYQDPCHLAHGQRIRRQPRELLRKIPGLELVEMDGADHCCGSAGIYNIVQPGYSRQILEEKMRAVLRTGADLLVAPNPGCLLQLAAGIRAQGIPMEACHVVDLLDRAYTVAENS
- a CDS encoding LLM class F420-dependent oxidoreductase; this translates as MPPTVGPARSRRAPMMFGFHMPKFTFPGVPASGLWDRVVENALAAERAGFDFVTVMDHFYQIGVVGADTDPMLEAYTTLGALAARTSRVGLGTLVTGVTYRNPALLAKMVTTLDMISKGRALMGIGAAWNEAEHRGYGFEFPPVRERMDRLDEALTIIRSMFREERPSFQGRYYRIERALNSPRPIQPGGPKILIGGGGEKRTLRLLARHGDIGHWFGGDLEGLKRKKEIFGRHCEAEGRDPSAVLLTVGSGLLLVRSEHDAASALEGIPAARRRMVHPATLPQAAELLGRYVDAGFGGFTFDNVALAAPDSIELAGELITMMRGRESAV
- a CDS encoding FAD-binding oxidoreductase, with the translated sequence MSSVPRAQDRVGGAFVSRVRDIVGDAHLTADPDRLDARRIDGVRPGLWAVPADAEQIAALLTAAAEAGAGVIPYGGGAHQHLGVPPARVDLVVETTRLAGITDYTPADYVVAVRAGTPFRDVQTALAANGQWLPLDPPGAADATIGGLVAANRNGPRRLLWGSIRDLVIGIRVALPTGEVIKAGGKVVKNVAGYDLAKLFIGSFGSCGVITDVTFKILPLPGEGVTVLVTVANAAAAHALTTAVMRSYLLPSALEAASPDALAMLARRAGLSLPAGTGASGTGRWGVLLLAEGLEESRTRHVEEMRTLTASAGGAGAALEVYSGAPHDALWRAVAEFPSPASHPGGVVFRVGTPIARWLDAAQAVQAAAGNSPAVLAHAGVGLTYVATAPGEAAALADALARAAVAGPASADPPGGLGGYAVVESAPTPLKASLPVWGQAPPAVELMRRLRAQYDPKGIMVPGRLGWLS